One genomic segment of Clostridium saccharoperbutylacetonicum N1-4(HMT) includes these proteins:
- a CDS encoding C1 family peptidase: MKFNKTSIKFLACSLAILGALIPNQNSYAATLHPTGLNHLHEKIPGIKMVVNSDSKVQLPAKVDLTNQFPKVGNQGDLGSCVTWATGYADKSYQEGQEWKWSLNTNSHIFSPAYIYSQIHADNSADGGGSDFSDAFNILETQGCTTLTDMPYDGSEYAWETTPTASQKANAAKYKAADWSQLPDGNYSAIKAQLASGNPVVIGIEVYPDFDNLSASNPIYDKIYGRSRGGHALCVIGYDDSKRAVKIINSWGTSWGINGYGWISYDLIKSQNIESYVMTDAE, from the coding sequence ATGAAATTTAACAAAACTAGTATCAAATTTTTAGCATGTTCACTTGCAATTTTAGGGGCTTTAATTCCAAATCAAAATTCATATGCAGCTACTTTGCATCCAACTGGATTAAATCACTTACATGAAAAAATACCAGGAATTAAAATGGTTGTGAATTCAGATAGCAAAGTGCAATTACCTGCTAAAGTTGACTTAACAAATCAATTTCCTAAAGTAGGTAATCAAGGAGATTTAGGAAGTTGTGTTACCTGGGCAACTGGATATGCTGATAAGTCTTATCAAGAAGGACAAGAATGGAAATGGTCTCTAAACACAAACTCACATATCTTTAGTCCTGCATATATATATAGTCAAATACATGCAGATAATTCAGCAGATGGTGGTGGTTCTGATTTTTCAGATGCATTTAATATTTTAGAGACACAAGGCTGCACTACATTAACTGATATGCCTTATGACGGAAGCGAATATGCATGGGAAACTACTCCTACAGCTAGCCAAAAAGCTAATGCTGCTAAATATAAAGCTGCAGACTGGAGCCAGCTTCCAGATGGTAATTATAGTGCAATAAAGGCACAACTAGCAAGCGGTAATCCTGTCGTTATTGGTATAGAAGTATATCCCGATTTTGATAACTTGAGTGCTAGCAATCCAATTTATGATAAAATTTATGGAAGAAGCAGAGGCGGCCATGCATTATGTGTAATCGGCTATGATGATAGTAAAAGAGCAGTAAAAATAATAAATTCATGGGGTACAAGCTGGGGAATCAACGGTTATGGCTGGATTAGCTATGATTTAATAAAGAGCCAAAATATAGAATCCTATGTAATGACTGATGCTGAATAA
- a CDS encoding cell wall-binding repeat-containing protein, which yields MIKKLVCSVIATISIIMLIPIGASAEWKSDNHGWWYTEGSSYITGWKQINNLWYYFGADGYMQKGWIKDGAWWYYLKDNGVMATGKISIKDKTYEFYDNGRWKNNYLPSRESLKDNSMKPSAKTLEETSDFSWFEEHGNKYFKILGGIYAYGGWNIDGDLYVFDKNGVLQKGEYTGQSGNKYLLGEDGKFVKGITYPEDELWVETALTTKSTTDKNDVKLDDSNMMNLNDPYSKDLAAGNGTTILQALDYKLENKKSKPKIEGKTLYCKVKQSIYLGNIKVSSENSKSSALPNLMVMASSTDENVVYSAVDLGLEDGFYKNIYPKIEAYKAGKATITISVNGAKTTFDVIVTE from the coding sequence ATGATTAAAAAATTAGTTTGTAGTGTTATTGCTACAATATCAATAATTATGCTAATACCAATTGGAGCTTCTGCAGAATGGAAAAGTGATAATCATGGCTGGTGGTATACTGAAGGAAGTTCATATATAACTGGCTGGAAGCAAATTAATAATTTGTGGTATTATTTTGGGGCTGATGGTTATATGCAAAAGGGTTGGATTAAAGATGGAGCTTGGTGGTATTACTTAAAGGATAATGGAGTTATGGCCACTGGAAAAATTTCAATTAAGGATAAGACGTATGAATTTTATGACAATGGAAGATGGAAAAATAATTATCTTCCTAGTAGAGAATCGTTAAAAGATAATAGTATGAAGCCATCAGCAAAAACATTAGAAGAAACTTCTGATTTTAGCTGGTTCGAAGAGCATGGAAATAAATATTTCAAAATTTTAGGTGGTATTTATGCCTATGGCGGATGGAATATAGATGGTGATTTGTATGTATTTGATAAAAATGGAGTGTTACAGAAAGGTGAATACACTGGACAAAGCGGAAACAAATATCTTTTAGGTGAAGATGGTAAATTTGTAAAGGGAATTACTTATCCAGAGGATGAATTGTGGGTTGAAACTGCGTTAACAACTAAGTCGACCACAGATAAAAATGATGTTAAATTAGATGATAGTAATATGATGAATTTAAATGATCCATATTCTAAAGATCTCGCCGCAGGAAATGGAACAACAATTTTACAAGCACTAGATTACAAGCTAGAGAATAAAAAATCAAAACCTAAAATTGAAGGTAAAACTTTATACTGCAAGGTTAAACAATCTATATATTTGGGAAATATTAAAGTTAGCAGTGAAAATTCTAAAAGTTCAGCACTTCCAAACTTAATGGTAATGGCAAGTAGTACAGATGAGAATGTTGTTTATTCAGCAGTTGATTTAGGTTTAGAAGATGGATTCTATAAAAATATTTATCCAAAAATAGAGGCATATAAAGCAGGTAAAGCAACTATAACAATAAGCGTAAATGGAGCAAAAACCACATTTGATGTTATTGTAACTGAATAA
- a CDS encoding BlaI/MecI/CopY family transcriptional regulator, translating into MSDAEMEIMKIIWNKNRQVTTADILEELPKENSWKITTVMTLISRLTDKGILKVAKLGKLNNYSAKITEEEYKAIQADNFLEDMHNGSVKNFIATLFNNKKISKEDISDLKKWLKDV; encoded by the coding sequence ATTTCAGATGCTGAAATGGAAATAATGAAAATTATTTGGAATAAGAATAGGCAAGTTACTACAGCAGATATTTTAGAAGAATTGCCGAAAGAAAATTCATGGAAGATAACAACAGTGATGACTCTTATATCAAGGTTGACTGATAAGGGGATTTTAAAAGTAGCTAAATTAGGAAAGTTAAATAATTATTCAGCCAAAATTACTGAAGAAGAATATAAAGCAATTCAAGCCGATAATTTTCTTGAAGATATGCATAACGGTTCTGTTAAAAATTTTATAGCAACTTTGTTTAATAATAAAAAAATAAGCAAAGAAGATATATCAGATTTAAAAAAATGGCTTAAGGATGTGTAG
- a CDS encoding M56 family metallopeptidase → MDIFKILLQITLTGSLLSLILCLFKPFTKKVFSATWNYYMLVITLLFFIIPIGSFIKFPEIVVYKGTVPIETTSKTLQLDNKKISQGENKDDIRVLNDKNELVPLNTNEITLREAKPINEILKKEILIYIWAIGIIIFIAKEAYNYRSFYKKLNIASNMIEDEIIINALETSKKNLNISKKIIFCECSCIKSPMITGILKPTITIPKREENLDKLEIILTHELLHFKRKDLWIKIMALVVNIINWFNPIAYIIRSKINVECELSLDEHLIRNMDKSKRKYYGEIILEQIEYSQNKSLSLGASVCKGRKELETRLKNIIFFKKSRKLIVGISFIAAMFFTFTSLFTANAVFADNSNLEKNNKTAEFAAFVANDGLYMSELKENNSILLDKSQKIKKPLISKNGLFVAYTKEENLYVCNIKTREIMEVSKNIESYDWNNSGDLIYYSSNSGISMYNAEDKNSKTLISNEYDYYNINCDSKGKIYANKELKYSEGNDKKIKTMGIICYDLNTKEEKVILASKEGTNKEINEKYTISELFESIGSTPNVSKVSTDDKYLYIWNGPKSGSLSADATEFSVYDILNNKFIENNNMIALAYRDNISQNPVDSNLVAVNNGEYRDMYYNKTLGIYNVDNNSFTNLLPQDQVSMTPDYSADGKNIVYSGTNSIKDSKLISNKEWENQAHHIYAVNTDTKKVIQITNSKAFDFMPKYLLNNEILFVREDGNSYSLWKTKDGVETKLADNLNFKSNSYTNTWYYGHYETEQVVDLFLG, encoded by the coding sequence ATGGATATTTTTAAGATTCTCTTGCAAATTACCTTAACTGGAAGCTTATTGTCTTTAATATTATGCTTATTTAAGCCATTTACTAAAAAAGTTTTTAGTGCAACTTGGAATTATTATATGTTAGTTATAACATTATTATTTTTTATTATACCAATAGGAAGTTTTATTAAATTTCCAGAAATAGTAGTTTACAAGGGAACAGTTCCTATTGAAACTACAAGTAAGACATTACAGTTAGATAATAAAAAGATTTCACAAGGTGAGAATAAAGATGATATACGAGTATTAAATGATAAGAATGAATTGGTACCTCTAAATACAAATGAAATTACTTTACGAGAAGCAAAACCAATTAATGAGATACTAAAAAAAGAGATATTAATTTATATTTGGGCTATAGGTATAATAATATTTATAGCTAAGGAAGCTTATAATTATAGATCCTTTTATAAAAAGCTTAACATTGCAAGTAATATGATTGAGGATGAAATAATTATTAATGCTTTAGAGACATCTAAGAAAAATTTAAATATAAGTAAAAAAATAATTTTTTGTGAATGTTCATGCATTAAAAGCCCTATGATTACAGGAATATTGAAACCTACAATAACTATACCTAAAAGGGAAGAAAATTTGGACAAACTAGAGATAATTCTTACTCATGAATTACTTCATTTCAAAAGAAAAGATTTATGGATAAAAATAATGGCGCTTGTAGTCAATATAATTAATTGGTTTAATCCTATTGCTTATATTATTAGAAGTAAAATAAATGTTGAATGTGAATTATCTTTAGATGAGCATTTAATTAGGAATATGGATAAATCAAAAAGAAAGTACTATGGAGAAATTATTTTAGAACAAATAGAATACTCTCAAAATAAATCTTTAAGTTTAGGAGCATCAGTTTGTAAAGGTAGAAAGGAGCTTGAAACAAGATTGAAAAATATAATATTTTTTAAAAAATCAAGAAAATTAATTGTAGGTATATCATTTATAGCAGCTATGTTTTTCACGTTTACCAGCCTATTTACTGCAAATGCAGTTTTTGCTGATAATAGTAACTTGGAAAAGAATAATAAAACAGCAGAATTTGCTGCTTTTGTAGCAAATGATGGCTTATATATGTCAGAATTGAAAGAAAATAATTCAATTCTTCTTGATAAAAGCCAGAAGATTAAAAAACCATTAATATCAAAGAATGGATTGTTTGTTGCATATACAAAGGAAGAAAATTTATATGTATGTAATATAAAAACTCGTGAAATAATGGAAGTATCTAAAAATATAGAGTCATACGATTGGAATAATTCAGGTGATTTAATTTATTATAGTAGTAATTCTGGAATATCCATGTATAATGCTGAAGATAAAAATTCAAAAACACTTATAAGTAATGAATATGATTATTACAACATTAACTGTGATAGCAAAGGGAAAATATATGCGAATAAAGAATTAAAGTATTCTGAAGGAAATGACAAAAAAATAAAAACTATGGGCATAATTTGTTATGACTTAAATACTAAAGAAGAAAAGGTTATTTTAGCAAGTAAAGAAGGTACCAATAAAGAAATTAATGAGAAATATACAATTTCTGAGTTATTTGAATCAATTGGTTCAACACCTAATGTTTCAAAGGTTTCAACCGATGATAAATACTTGTATATCTGGAATGGACCTAAGTCAGGGTCATTGTCAGCTGATGCTACTGAATTTTCAGTATATGATATTTTAAATAATAAATTTATAGAAAATAATAATATGATAGCATTAGCTTATAGAGATAATATTTCACAAAATCCAGTAGATAGCAATCTTGTTGCAGTAAATAATGGTGAATATAGAGATATGTATTATAATAAAACATTAGGTATTTATAATGTAGATAATAATAGTTTTACAAATTTACTTCCGCAAGATCAAGTTTCTATGACACCAGATTATTCTGCTGATGGAAAAAACATAGTATATTCAGGAACCAATAGCATAAAAGATTCTAAATTGATAAGTAATAAAGAATGGGAAAACCAAGCGCACCATATTTATGCAGTAAATACAGATACAAAAAAAGTAATACAAATAACAAATAGTAAAGCTTTCGATTTTATGCCTAAATATTTATTAAATAATGAAATATTATTTGTACGAGAAGATGGTAATTCTTATAGTCTGTGGAAGACAAAAGATGGAGTAGAAACAAAGCTTGCAGATAATTTGAATTTTAAATCTAATTCATATACTAATACTTGGTACTATGGTCATTATGAAACTGAGCAAGTTGTAGATTTGTTTTTGGGATAA
- a CDS encoding tetratricopeptide repeat protein — translation MENKNYLYNNYLNMARNLRTENNLLKAMSFYKKAYALDIGKFDIELLMDMALLYDQIGLSSEAESKYLEIIKLDKDEAIAYYGLAIIYNENDELEKAKTFYKKAIEKNPNYDKAYFFLANIYDEIGQKEKAILNYKKVIDINPYDLWAYANTACILEEQNKNSEALEYINKALKVDRRHYKILFNKAVILNKLGMIEESKEYYNKSIKENPRYPFSFLNLAVIYREEGNFEKAIEIITDGINENMEEGFLYYNRACFYVNINENLKAINDIKKSIQLNEDFLGYMKKDRELDPIRGIKEYKEIEGTSKQ, via the coding sequence ATGGAAAATAAAAATTATTTGTATAATAACTATTTAAATATGGCAAGGAACTTAAGAACTGAAAACAACTTATTAAAGGCCATGAGTTTCTATAAAAAAGCATATGCGCTAGATATAGGCAAGTTTGATATAGAGTTACTTATGGATATGGCATTGCTATATGATCAAATTGGACTTTCAAGTGAGGCAGAAAGTAAATACTTAGAGATTATTAAGCTAGATAAAGATGAAGCCATAGCATATTATGGTTTGGCTATTATATATAATGAAAATGATGAATTAGAGAAAGCTAAAACATTTTATAAAAAAGCAATAGAAAAAAATCCTAATTATGATAAAGCATATTTCTTTTTAGCAAATATATATGATGAAATTGGGCAAAAAGAGAAGGCAATACTTAATTATAAAAAGGTTATTGATATAAATCCTTATGATTTATGGGCCTATGCAAACACTGCATGTATTTTAGAAGAACAGAATAAGAATAGTGAAGCTTTGGAATATATAAATAAAGCATTGAAAGTAGATAGGAGACACTACAAGATACTTTTTAATAAAGCCGTTATTTTAAATAAGCTTGGAATGATAGAGGAAAGTAAAGAATACTATAATAAATCAATTAAAGAAAATCCAAGATATCCATTTAGTTTTCTAAATTTAGCGGTTATATATAGGGAAGAAGGAAATTTTGAAAAGGCTATTGAGATAATAACGGATGGAATAAATGAAAATATGGAAGAAGGATTTTTATATTATAATAGGGCTTGCTTTTATGTAAATATAAATGAAAATTTAAAGGCTATTAATGACATTAAAAAAAGTATACAATTAAATGAAGATTTTTTGGGGTATATGAAAAAGGATAGGGAATTAGATCCAATACGAGGAATTAAAGAATATAAAGAAATTGAAGGTACTTCAAAACAATAA
- a CDS encoding GNAT family N-acetyltransferase codes for MEFIIDKVKREDFDEIVKIYEQGIKTGISTFQTKSPTYEAWDEGHIKECRLVARSGDRVLGWATLAKIFQRPVYDGLLELSLYIAEDARGKKVGQTLLNALIEESEKHGIWSIQSLIIKENKASIALHEKCGFRHVGYWEKAGKMSHDNLWYDVVIMERRSTII; via the coding sequence ATGGAATTTATTATTGACAAGGTTAAAAGAGAGGATTTTGATGAAATAGTTAAAATATATGAACAAGGAATAAAAACTGGAATTTCAACGTTTCAAACTAAATCACCAACATATGAGGCATGGGATGAAGGACATATTAAAGAATGTAGATTAGTAGCAAGAAGTGGTGATAGAGTGTTAGGTTGGGCTACTTTAGCTAAAATATTTCAAAGACCTGTATATGATGGTCTTTTAGAATTAAGCTTATATATTGCTGAAGATGCTAGAGGTAAAAAGGTTGGACAAACATTGCTTAATGCATTGATAGAAGAATCAGAAAAACATGGAATCTGGTCAATTCAATCACTTATAATTAAGGAAAATAAAGCCAGTATTGCACTTCATGAAAAATGCGGATTCAGGCATGTAGGATATTGGGAAAAAGCAGGAAAGATGTCACATGATAATTTATGGTATGATGTTGTTATTATGGAAAGAAGAAGCACAATAATATGA
- a CDS encoding MarR family winged helix-turn-helix transcriptional regulator: MDSTLIMINELLVQLFNDVIQIEEQSLKNGVLSDISITEIHTIEAIGMYKESTMSEVAQKLKITVSTLTTAINKLIKKGYVERKRIEEDRRVVLVKLTKRGKLAFRLHERFHREMVNTAIDGLNLEEEEILISSLNKINHFFVKKYKLE, from the coding sequence ATGGATAGTACACTTATAATGATCAATGAACTTTTAGTACAGTTGTTTAATGATGTTATACAAATAGAAGAACAGAGTTTAAAAAATGGCGTACTTTCAGATATTTCAATTACTGAGATTCATACGATCGAAGCTATTGGAATGTATAAGGAAAGTACAATGTCTGAAGTAGCACAGAAGTTAAAAATTACTGTAAGTACTTTAACGACGGCTATTAATAAATTGATAAAAAAAGGATACGTAGAAAGAAAAAGAATAGAGGAAGATAGAAGAGTTGTTTTAGTTAAATTAACGAAAAGAGGAAAGTTAGCCTTTAGGCTTCATGAAAGATTTCATAGGGAAATGGTAAACACAGCTATAGACGGATTAAATTTGGAAGAAGAAGAAATTTTGATTTCGTCTTTAAATAAAATAAATCACTTTTTTGTGAAAAAATATAAATTGGAATAA
- a CDS encoding beta-ketoacyl-ACP synthase III, whose protein sequence is MNNVKIASIGAYLPPLVVTNDKISEFVDTNDEWIVQRTGIKERRISEGENTSEISTKAARIALERAGVDPKDLDLIIVATISPDKFIPSVACLVQSNLDADKAACFDISVACSGFVYGLEIARALMNTMNYKNALVIGAEVLSKVMDWSDRSTCILFGDGAGAAVLKQDEKQGIIKSYLRSDGKKGEALTIGATDFDTPFTKEKTVSDRIIKMNGREVLRFAVGAIDDAVKEVLKDTDISIDEIKYVVPHQANYRIIKLAAEKLNLSEDKFYLNLDRVGNTSAASVPIVLNEMYEKGLFNKGDKIILVAFGGGLTYGATLVEW, encoded by the coding sequence ATGAACAATGTTAAGATTGCTAGTATTGGGGCATATTTACCACCTTTAGTAGTTACAAATGATAAAATAAGTGAATTTGTTGATACAAATGATGAATGGATAGTACAAAGAACAGGAATAAAGGAGCGAAGAATTTCGGAGGGAGAAAATACATCTGAAATCTCTACTAAAGCAGCCCGAATTGCTCTTGAAAGAGCTGGAGTTGATCCAAAAGATTTAGATTTAATAATAGTTGCAACTATTAGTCCAGACAAATTTATACCATCAGTTGCTTGTTTAGTCCAAAGCAATTTAGATGCTGATAAGGCTGCTTGCTTTGATATAAGTGTTGCATGTTCAGGGTTTGTATATGGATTAGAAATAGCAAGAGCACTTATGAATACAATGAACTATAAGAATGCACTAGTTATTGGTGCAGAAGTTCTTTCAAAAGTAATGGATTGGTCAGATAGAAGTACATGTATACTATTTGGGGATGGAGCAGGCGCAGCTGTATTAAAACAAGATGAAAAACAAGGAATAATCAAATCATATTTAAGATCCGATGGAAAAAAAGGGGAAGCATTGACTATAGGTGCTACTGATTTTGATACACCTTTTACTAAAGAAAAAACAGTAAGTGATAGAATTATCAAAATGAATGGTAGAGAAGTACTTAGATTTGCAGTAGGTGCAATTGATGATGCTGTTAAAGAAGTTTTAAAGGATACCGATATTTCAATAGATGAAATTAAATATGTAGTACCTCATCAGGCAAACTATAGAATTATAAAATTGGCAGCAGAAAAATTAAATTTAAGTGAAGATAAATTCTATTTGAATTTAGATAGAGTAGGAAATACATCAGCAGCATCAGTTCCTATAGTTTTAAATGAAATGTATGAGAAAGGTTTATTTAATAAAGGAGATAAAATCATTTTAGTTGCATTTGGTGGTGGCTTAACTTATGGTGCGACATTAGTTGAATGGTAA
- the fabK gene encoding enoyl-[acyl-carrier-protein] reductase FabK, which translates to MKKSRVCELLKIEYPIFQGAMARIADASLASAVSEAGGLGIITGAAPTEWVREQIQKTKKLTDKPFGVNIMLMSENAEEIAELVCEEGVAVVTTGAGSPGKYMEKWKAHGIKVIPVVASVALAKRMEKAGADAIIAEGTESGGHVGQLTTMALVPQVVDAVEVPVIAAGGIGDGRGVAASFMLGAEGIQVGTRFLVAKECTIHQNYKDKVLKANDIDTEVTGRPTGHPVRVLRNKLARTYLKLEKEGASVEELEKLGAGALKKAVVDGDVDNGSLMSGQIAGLINKEETCKEMIEELFNEANELFGKFGGNHE; encoded by the coding sequence GTGAAAAAAAGTAGAGTGTGTGAACTATTAAAAATAGAGTATCCTATATTTCAAGGTGCAATGGCGAGAATTGCAGATGCATCTTTAGCTTCAGCTGTAAGCGAAGCAGGAGGACTTGGAATAATAACAGGAGCAGCACCAACTGAATGGGTAAGGGAACAAATACAAAAAACTAAGAAGTTAACTGATAAACCTTTTGGAGTAAATATAATGTTAATGTCAGAAAATGCTGAAGAAATAGCTGAGTTAGTTTGTGAAGAAGGAGTAGCAGTAGTTACAACTGGGGCAGGAAGTCCAGGAAAGTATATGGAAAAGTGGAAGGCTCATGGGATAAAAGTTATACCAGTAGTAGCTTCAGTAGCTTTAGCTAAAAGAATGGAAAAGGCAGGTGCTGATGCTATTATTGCAGAAGGAACTGAATCAGGAGGACATGTTGGGCAGTTGACTACAATGGCATTAGTGCCACAAGTTGTTGATGCAGTTGAAGTCCCAGTTATAGCAGCAGGTGGTATTGGTGATGGAAGAGGCGTAGCTGCATCATTCATGCTAGGAGCTGAAGGAATTCAAGTTGGAACAAGATTCTTAGTAGCTAAAGAATGCACAATACATCAAAATTACAAAGACAAGGTATTAAAAGCTAATGATATAGATACTGAAGTTACAGGAAGACCAACTGGTCATCCAGTTAGAGTTCTTAGAAACAAACTTGCAAGAACTTATTTGAAGTTAGAAAAAGAAGGAGCATCTGTTGAAGAGTTAGAAAAACTTGGAGCAGGCGCGTTGAAAAAAGCTGTTGTAGATGGTGACGTTGATAATGGATCACTTATGTCGGGGCAAATTGCAGGTCTTATTAATAAAGAAGAGACTTGTAAGGAAATGATTGAAGAATTATTCAATGAAGCGAATGAATTATTTGGAAAATTTGGAGGAAACCATGAATAG
- the fabD gene encoding ACP S-malonyltransferase translates to MNSTKTAFLFPGQGVQTIGMAKELYENIPECKEILDRSEEILKMPIKQMMFEGPEEVLTATENAQPTILVASLMALKALEINGIEADYTAGLSLGEYASLIYGGALSLEDGLLLIKERGRIMGSALPEGLGTMAAILKLDDEKLQELLKRASEFGVIEGANFNCPGQVSVSGENKAVAEAVKIAKELGGLGIPLKVSGPFHSSLLEPASEEFFDTIKEVNIKELNKTVYSNVKGLPYEPQDDIRELLKKHIRSSVLFEKTIKHMLDNGVDTFIEVGPGKALRGFVKKIDKTAKLLNVEDITSLNNVIDNNQ, encoded by the coding sequence ATGAATAGTACTAAAACTGCATTTCTTTTTCCAGGTCAAGGGGTTCAAACAATAGGTATGGCAAAAGAACTTTATGAGAACATACCAGAATGTAAAGAAATTTTAGATAGAAGTGAAGAAATTTTAAAAATGCCAATTAAGCAAATGATGTTTGAAGGACCAGAAGAAGTTCTTACAGCAACAGAAAATGCTCAACCTACAATTCTTGTAGCATCCCTTATGGCATTAAAAGCTCTAGAGATAAATGGAATAGAAGCTGATTATACAGCTGGTCTTAGTTTAGGTGAATACGCATCTCTTATATATGGAGGAGCTCTTTCTTTGGAAGATGGATTATTGCTTATAAAAGAAAGAGGAAGAATAATGGGAAGTGCATTACCTGAAGGGTTAGGTACAATGGCTGCAATATTAAAATTAGATGATGAAAAGTTACAAGAATTATTAAAAAGAGCAAGTGAATTTGGAGTTATAGAAGGTGCTAATTTTAATTGCCCTGGGCAAGTATCGGTTTCAGGAGAAAATAAGGCTGTAGCTGAAGCAGTAAAAATAGCTAAGGAACTTGGGGGACTTGGAATTCCATTAAAGGTAAGTGGGCCATTCCATAGTTCACTTCTTGAGCCAGCAAGTGAAGAATTCTTTGATACAATAAAGGAAGTAAACATTAAAGAGCTTAATAAAACAGTATATTCGAATGTTAAAGGTCTTCCATATGAACCACAAGATGATATTAGAGAATTATTAAAGAAACATATAAGATCATCTGTGCTTTTTGAAAAGACTATAAAGCATATGTTAGATAATGGAGTAGATACATTTATAGAAGTAGGTCCAGGAAAAGCACTTAGAGGATTTGTTAAGAAGATTGATAAGACTGCAAAACTTTTAAATGTTGAAGATATAACTTCATTAAATAATGTGATTGACAATAATCAATAA
- the fabG gene encoding 3-oxoacyl-[acyl-carrier-protein] reductase, which yields MLKGKCAIITGASRGIGKAVALKLASLGANIVINYRSNEKEALEVEKEIQNMGVDTLCVKGDISKAEEVEHLITCAKEKFGTIDIMVNNAGITKDTLILRMKEEDFDSVIDVNLKGVFNCLKAITPIMVKQKQGKIINLSSVVGISGNAGQVNYSASKAGVIGMTKSLAKEVGSRGITVNAVAPGYIETDMTETLGEKYKEEMKKNIPLKRLGTAKDVAEVIAFLASESADYVTGQVIQVDGGMLM from the coding sequence ATGTTAAAAGGAAAATGTGCAATTATTACAGGTGCATCAAGAGGAATAGGAAAAGCAGTAGCGTTAAAGCTTGCATCTCTTGGAGCTAACATTGTTATAAATTATAGAAGTAATGAAAAAGAAGCTTTAGAAGTTGAAAAGGAAATACAAAACATGGGAGTTGACACGTTGTGTGTTAAAGGAGATATTTCTAAAGCAGAAGAAGTGGAACATCTTATTACATGTGCTAAAGAAAAGTTTGGAACTATAGATATTATGGTTAATAATGCTGGAATTACAAAGGATACATTAATACTTAGAATGAAAGAGGAAGACTTTGATAGTGTTATTGATGTAAATTTAAAAGGAGTATTTAATTGTTTAAAGGCGATTACTCCAATTATGGTTAAACAAAAGCAAGGAAAGATAATAAATCTTTCATCAGTGGTTGGTATTTCAGGAAATGCTGGTCAAGTTAATTATTCAGCATCTAAGGCTGGGGTTATAGGAATGACAAAGTCACTAGCTAAAGAAGTTGGATCAAGAGGAATCACAGTAAATGCTGTAGCTCCAGGATATATAGAAACAGATATGACGGAAACTTTAGGAGAAAAATATAAAGAAGAAATGAAGAAGAATATTCCACTTAAGAGACTTGGAACAGCAAAAGATGTGGCAGAAGTTATAGCTTTCCTAGCAAGTGAAAGTGCTGATTATGTTACAGGTCAAGTTATCCAAGTTGACGGCGGAATGTTAATGTAA